In Mercenaria mercenaria strain notata chromosome 14, MADL_Memer_1, whole genome shotgun sequence, the following are encoded in one genomic region:
- the LOC123526685 gene encoding E3 ubiquitin-protein ligase TRIM71-like — MEVSGRRKAGSEPVSKASDIEAENHCDPCKHDGRSVAAKGYCVDCKEYLCTGCYRVHLRPSVWRHHQLLDAQTMPKTKPATNIKVTDVCTEVCQKHSDKVIEYFCNPHEILGCSACITTEHRSCIKVDYIPVVAATFGKSKEFNNLHENLESLLSLNEKNKSNIRNKSKVVDIQADRAKVQVTALRTEVDALFDRLEEKIDRSIDDVRNRDKKKIVKLSNKSDAVSANLKDHISVIETKVNEGKICQLFIETKRMEESERKLHAEVQTIAEDSNIQIFQFQPDQMIVDMMEKLTVIGKLKVLDKNAKRPHFEGEINVKAKTETKKCNITGMSVLSKNQLVVADYMNGCVKLLSIVNKDVISVYKKDVLDDSDPFDVTKVNDAQIAVTYPSAWEIRILDIPDGGNLKSDREINATGACYGIVRSGDNLVVSFNTPPEVKILTLDGKVVKKITGHYNFPDYVAFNPYRNTIYISDVSLDTLTCVTTEGKNVSYDKRLGGPCGVAVDANGQVFVCCRSKNSVLQLLKGSKRPHVLLHNSYGVRYPQCITISEQNTLFVGLADDKVKMFQLY; from the coding sequence TACCGGATGTTACAGAGTTCACCTACGGCCATCTGTTTGGAGACACCATCAGCTTCTGGACGCACAAACAATGCCGAAAACTAAACCAGCGACGAATATCAAGGTAACTGATGTATGTACAGAGGTGTGCCAAAAGCATTCAGACAAAGTAATTGAATACTTCTGCAATCCACACGAAATCTTAGGTTGTTCTGCATGCATTACAACAGAGCATCGTTCCTGTATTAAAGTCGATTATATTCCGGTTGTTGCTGCTACATTTGGCAAAAGTAAAGAGTTTAATAACCTCCATGAAAACCTTGAAAGTCTTTTAAGTTTAAACGAGAAGAACAAGTCAAACATAAGGAATAAATCAAAAGTTGTCGATATTCAAGCAGACAGAGCAAAGGTGCAAGTTACGGCTTTGAGGACGGAAGTTGATGCGTTATTTGATCGACTTGAAGAGAAAATTGACAGATCAATTGATGACGTCAGAAACAGAGACAAGAAAAAGATTGTCaagttatcaaataaatcagACGCAGTGTCAGCTAATCTTAAGGACCATATATCTGTAATAGAAACAAAAGTAAACGAAGGAAAAATATGCCAGCTCTTCATAGAAACAAAACGCATGGAAGAGTCGGAAAGAAAACTCCATGCAGAGGTGCAAACAATTGCCGAGGATAGCAATATACAGATTTTTCAATTTCAACCGGACCAAATGATTGTTGATATGATGGAAAAGCTTACAGTCATTGGCAAACTAAAAGTCCTGGACAAAAATGCAAAACGTCCACATTTTGAAGGCGAAATCAATGTTAAAGCAAAAACTGAAACGAAGAAATGTAATATAACAGGAATGTCAGTTTTATCTAAAAACCAACTCGTCGTTGCGGACTACATGAACGGATGTGTCAAACTTCTAAGCATTGTGAATAAAGATGTAATCTCCGTCTATAAGAAAGACGTTCTGGACGATTCTGATCCGTTCGATGTGACAAAAGTTAATGACGCACAGATCGCAGTTACCTATCCTTCTGCCTGGGAAATCAGGATACTGGACATACCAGACGGCGGAAATTTGAAGTCTGACAGGGAAATAAATGCGACAGGGGCATGTTATGGTATTGTTCGTAGCGGGGATAATCTGGTCGTGTCGTTCAACACTCCGCCTGAAGTCAAGATTCTTACTTTGGATGGAAAAGTTGTCAAGAAAATAACAGGACACTATAATTTCCCTGACTATGTAGCATTCAACCCGTATCGCAACACGATTTATATTTCAGATGTCTCTTTAGATACATTGACATGTGTCACAACGGAGGGAAAAAATGTAAGTTATGACAAACGTTTAGGAGGACCTTGTGGTGTCGCAGTTGACGCAAATGGTCAGGTGTTTGTTTGTTGTAGATCTAAAAACAGTGTTCTGCAGTTGCTTAAAGGCAGCAAGAGGCCACATGTACTATTGCACAATAGCTATGGAGTTAGATATCCCCAATGCATCACTATCAGTGAACAAAACACACTTTTTGTTGGACTGGCTGATGACAAAgtcaaaatgtttcaattataCTAG